Genomic DNA from Electrophorus electricus isolate fEleEle1 chromosome 23, fEleEle1.pri, whole genome shotgun sequence:
TAGAGCTATGGAGAACTAACCgtttaccttttaaatactgACTACAGTCCATTTTCTGAATCTAGAATTTTGATGTTTTCTTATGACAGTCACTTTTACCACGCGTTTGGATGACATGGCTACGAACACCTATGCTGTGGTTTTCATCTGCTTGATCTTTTTTTGGTTCTCCGGGCTTATTGCACCTAGCCAGACTTTACATCATGTTTTTATTGATGTAGTAACGAATTAAtagtcattttgttttgctcttCCATCTGGACAGCTCATTGAAGCTTCTGCAAGAACTTAGGTAATGTGAAAGCTGCCCACTAACCCTTCAGCCTGCTACCGTCATACTTTTTCCATCCTTTCTCATGTAACATGCATCTTGTACAATGTCTTTCCAAAcgtaatatttaaattacaagAGCAAGTattctttttcacatttgtcaAATAAGtatttgaattattaatattttgtaaagCATTTAAATTTATGCAATTAATATAGCTAATTAAAGATCAGAATGATAAGATATATTCAGAAATAATTGTATTATTCGTGGAATACATTTAGTAAGGAAGCTATTATGGCTTATTAAACAtttcctttaattttttaaaacagacttCATGGGGCATATATTATGACTAAAAAGAgtatttttttgttaaaaacaaggaaacagtaCTAACAGTTTGTTTGAACTTGGCTTAAAATCGTCATCGGTGGAGAAAGCCTTACTCTTCAGTTATCTTGAGTTCTTTAAATGTGTCTATCACGTTCATTTTATTTGATAGTTATTTAATCTCATTATATCTCCAGGATGTGTATATTTCACCATACATGTTCAAATGAAACCCTGTCTGCTCTCCTCGCTTTAAACCCAAAGGTATTTCTAAGGCTGTTTCCCCTCTTCCCCTATTACATTTATAGATTGTAGATTGGGACATTTCAGAGGAGCAAAAGTAACCAtcagtttaattcagtttctATGAAATAGtctctttctttaaaaatagcAGATGCATTCTTTCAATCTTCTTTTCTCATTTAACAAATATTCTTTTACAGAATAGAACCAAAACCTTTAAAAAGTGGTATTGGTAGTCTTTATGAATAGTTTGAAGAGCTTAAGAACCTTTAGGGTCAGATAGTGGGCAAGGTCATGGTCAGAGAGACAAGAGGAAGTGCCTGTAACATCTTAACTTGCACAAACTGTTCAAGAGTTTGATTAAATTTTccattacatacattaaaaattaatatgccacattgaatacatttaaatacagtatagcattacataaatgtttttcgTAGTCTGGGGTTAATTTCAAACAGATCACCAAAACTCAGTAAACCCATTCTTAACTAAAGGCCCAGGGCACTGCATATGTCACTAATATTTCTAACTAAAGTTAGCTTCACAtcgttttctttttcttttttttttgcaactcaTACTTTCAGATATAAAGGTGATACAAGTATTATTACTGCTCCTGTAATAATACTATTATTGATATATTGTCACTGGCACACACTTAATATATGTGGCATTATCCAAAATGCCATCGTTAACTGTTAAAACACCAGCATGGATAATACAAAATATTGATAGGCTACTAATATGTCTGGTTCAAAGGAGCTTGTGAATGACTGAAGACATTCCAGGTATGTTATGTATATTTCATAGTCTCATCATGCCATCACTATTCAAATCATGTATATTTGACAAAGTGCTGATGTGCTAGTAGGATACAAGTTGATTAATGAATGTGATTGTGTTCTACCACTTGCGTTCTTGGTTGCAGATTACCAAGGCTTTGTCCAGTTCTCCCCCTAAAACCAATGGAGACTCTACTCCAGCAGAAGGTATTCTGCCAAGTGTGTATGCTCCTTGTGAACAACCTCTGCAGGATTCAGCTGAAACTTCACCACAAATAAACCCTCCAGAAATCGTAGTCCAAGTTACACAGTCATTGTTACTCAAAGAAAACCTGATACCATCCATTCAGGAAGTTACAGAACCAAAACCTGAAGTCCCAGATAATGACCAATCATCTCACTCTGCCAAGCCCAAGGAAATTATAGTTGACTCCCAATCAGAGATTTCAGCCAAAGTGCATTTGGACTTGGACATAACCTTACCAGCAGTGTTTTCAAGCATCCAAAAGGAAGTGGAGGAAAATAAGTTGGAGGAACTGAAAGAGGTTAGAGGTaatgaagaaaaacagtcaGAAATACATAGAAGAGAAGTTCAAAAGCAAGATGAGACACTTCATAAAATGGAAGTAGGTAAGCCAGAAACTTCAACACAGCAATGTTCTTTTAATGATGGAAGTGCTGAGATTGCAAGTAAAGATGAAGAGTTTAGTTGTAGCACACATGACACCTTGTTTGGAGATGCACAGTATCCCAGAGTGGAAGAATGTGAAACAGAGACTGTAAACGATGCTGCAGCAGTGAGAGTCAAGGCTAGCAAGAAGGAGAAGATGGGTGAAAAGGTAGAGAATGTGCAGGCAAGTGGAGAGGAAGTAGATGTGGTGGCCGCTTGTACTGGTCATGGATTTGGAGTTGCCAACCTTGGGCTGACAGGAGGGGACAGAGTAACCCATCATCTTTCCATGCATCCAACTACTTCTGAACCTGAGGAACATCTACAGACAAGATGTGGATCAGGGAGTGAAATGGAGCTGGCTGCTGTCCTTCCTGCAGATGTTGACGCGGCCTTTGTTTCTGAGAACAGAGCTCTCAAAGAGGAGATTCCAACACCTGAAGGCAAGGGTAGAGCCTCAGAAAAGGAGAAACCAGTATCAACCATAGGAGACATATTACTCCATGCTAGTGCGACTTCATTTCAGACAGCAGAGAGTCAGGAAAGCCAGCTTTCATTGTCCACTAACACTCCAGAGGTTTTTACTTCTTCCCAGCCTGATGTGCTGCTGCGCCAGACTCTGATCCCATCCATTGCCTTCTTCAGTGCTGCTGTCTGCCTGGTAGTTGGCTTCCAGGAGCCCAGCATTTTCCTTTTCATGGCACTATTACTATGTTCTCTATGCCTCTgacagctttttttccccttttattaAGCCATATCCTTCTCCACCTCCCTAAGAGTGcctttctgtttaaaaaaaagaaaaagaaaagaaaagcaaatatatttGGTTTCACattagtgtgtggtgtgtatatagGATACAGATGTACTaggaaataattatttatgtaGAAAGTTATTTTTGTATGCTGCGCCTACAATCTTACAGTATCACTATTTAGTGAGAAGTCAGAATTGCTGGGAAATCCTAATTGTAAGAAATTAAAATCTGCAGTACATTAATCTTCCTGAAAATCATCATTACACATTTAAgagaaatttaaatgaaatagccttttattgaaacattttatattgGGTACAATTTAACAAATGCTTAGAGTAAGTTGTTTATATGTGATGCATATATTTTATGGACATCCTATGTAGAGCAAGTTAAGAATGTAAACACCATACGTAAGCACatttgatttatatagcacatttaaaGACAGTTAGTGAATAGGATTGTCCTACCATCAGTTCTGCACCCTcagtctcaaacacagacactgataTCACTACATGGTCTTCcatcaacacaacacaccaagAGATACTAAAAACAAATTGATACTAATTTTTAAgcttatatgtaaatataatcaCGCAGTGCTTATCTATTGTCATCTGGTGAATTATTCTGGACCTGGGTCAGAGACAGGAAATGCATGATCACCCTTCATTTTAAGAAGAGTTGTGATTTTTAACCTAACCTTAGAAGTCTTGCTGGAACATATTGGCAAAGCAAATCCTTATTAATTACCAGTTTGTACTTAGGCTGCAGCATTTTCTGTTAGTTGTAAATGAGCAACAGGCATCTTAATGACCTCAATATATGCAGTGAATAGAttgcaacaaaacaaatagacccccccccccccaatcaggTGTAAGGAATTAAGTATGGAAATATCTTTAATCTGGAAGATGGTGCTTTTATCCAGCAGACTTGCTTTTAACTTCAATTgttgagatttttaaaaatagggaATTACAGGGCCCAGGTTTTTCCAGAAAGCTCCTGGAATACATGgaacaaccacaaaaataacCACTTATTTTTAGTTGTCCTCCAATTTAAACACCTACAATACACGCTCTGagccctcccccccccccccccccccaaattgacaacatgctacacacatcctgcataacaatgaaacaaaaagtgTTATGCTTATAATTTTAAACCTGtataacaaaaaaacaccataaaatTGGACCCTTGAGAAACTATGTAATGGTGACAGATGAAGAGAAGCATATTCCATTGTCAGATGAAAATGTCCTAGATTTGATGTGATAAATTAACCAGTTCACTGCAGTACCCCTAACTCCAGCAGtatttcaaaaatgaaaatatcagtCAGTGTTAAATGCAGCACTGAAATCCAGGAGAAAAAGGGTAAATCTGTAGAATCAGCATTACGAGGTCATCAGTCAGCTTCAGAAGAGCAGACTCAGTACTGTGGAAAGCTGTAAAACCTGACTGAAAAATCataaaggattttttaaaaaggttttatgcCCCAGTCAGGAATTGCTGCAACTGGCGAGTAATTCGTGGTACAATGACAGTGGCTTTGAAACACCAGTGGTGAGTACTTGCAAGTAACTTCACCATTAGATAACCTTTCTGCTAACTTAGTGATGAGGCTCTCGTATTACATATATGATCATTACTTCTCCAGGCCTacgcaaaagaaaaaaaaaaaaggacaaacttAATCCCTGCATCTTAAACTGCTTTCTCATGCATTGACTGCCATCTGATATTTACAAAGTTATAGTGCAGCAATTGTTTGCATATCAAATGTTACTTTCAGCTGTTTGCTTGCAGGGTATATTCATTTAAAAGACCTCAGGAAGATACAAAGATCTTGAAGTCTTTAATTATACGCGTGTGAAAAATGTCTTGCTGCTCTCAGATTCCTAAACTTCCAGCATCAAAGCTTGATGTCAGAACTTTGATGTTTTTACTATTCCAGAATTAGGCTTTAAATAATCATCATCTTTAACTCTTACACACTGGGATCTTTCAGACTGTAAGGACATATATAGACTAACAGTATCCTTGGGAAATGACATGTACAACTTTGACATTATAATCATGTTGGGTTATAACCATCACTTTGAAGCATTTGTATGCAATGTGTAATGCACATTTTTGCAACACCAGAACACACTATTCATAACCATGAATTGCCATCCATTTAAGTGTTTTCTGACATTTATGCAGTTATGCATCATCAGTTTATGCCATCCATAGAATGtacaatgtaaaacataaaatgatgCTATAATTGTCAAAATTACTCTCATTTCACTGTGTATACTTCCTCACAGGGCTGAGGTCAAAACATGGCTTCTTACAAGTTGGTAAGATAACGAAATGGCTTCTTGGAGTGTCTTTCTAGCACAACCCAAGCCTCTGATATCAGCGCAAAAGGTCATGCATTGCTCTGAAGTCATAGGGTCGGGTTACAGAGTAACTAGATGCCTTTATAAACCAGGATCAGAGTCTGAAGGACTGCAGGCAAACTAACCTCTGGCTCACCTCTAAGTACTTAGTTAATTGATCTTTGTGCTGTTTCTTAGCTGTGACCAGGGAAAAAcgaaaacaccaaacaaacaaaaaacattaccGTCAGTCATATTTTATCATGAAAATCAGGTGCACCTCTGAAGTACAAGGAAAAACCCCAATGACCTGTTGTACAatgaaaattaacattttaaactttgaaaacaaattaactTTTGAACTTTATTTCACAGTATGTTTCTATTGTACAagctttcaaataaaacaaatacatgatttgttttcattgttgaTATGAATTAGGAAAAATAACTTATTTGAATGCACAGTTAAAATGCTAATCAGGAAACCATGATAATCAGGAAATCTGTATGAATACAAGTCAGccccttttaaaatgtaaaaacaagtATATTTACAATGCTTTCTTAGAGAACTTGGGGCTCATCTTGGGAAACTTTCTGTAATCCCCGAAGCCTAACAGTtacattcagagagagagagagagagagagagagagagagagagagagatatatatagatatatatatctatatatatatcgatatatataaaaatgagagcgagagacagaataACAACAGAGACCATGAATGAAAAGTGAGAGGGACttcttttttacacacacaatgcaagAATTACTCCCCCAGCCCAAGCCTATAAAACCAAATGGTATTTTTGCTGCAGATGGGCAGGAGAAACacttaaaaaattttttttttttttaaatctgacagcaaaaacaaaaaacatatgcAGTTCCTCCTATGCAAGAGGtatacaaatgaacaaaaagagTAGTACAACAGTTTTGGTGGGTTGCTTCTTTGCTTCTATATTTTTCCacagtaataataacagcaTCAGTAACAATATGTAGAAGCTACCATCTGCTTTCGTTTTTACTTCTGAAGTGTAGCAGTAACTCAAGCAGAGAATAGAATGACACTTGGATAAACCACTGAGGACCATCAAGACAAGTCACCTGAATTCACACTTGCctgcaaaattaaataattgcaCTCAAAAGTGCACCTATAACATTCAAGTGAGGAATCAAGGCAAGTAAGGAATTCAAGTGTATACAGTTGTTTCTGTATCATTTGTCTCTGAAGTTAAACAATCTTCTGTTTCTGGTTAAGGAATTACCTATACAGTTTGGCCCCCTAATGGAGGCTTAGGGAAATCAAAGATATACATTTGTTTGGTTAGATTATGCTCAgactaaagtgtgtgtgtgtgtgtgttgatatccCTTGcaataataacacacacacacacacacacacacacacacacacacacacacacacacacacacacacacacacacacacacacacacacacacacacacacacacacacacacacacacacacacacacacgtgaccttgtttaaaaaaaaaaaaagaagcaaaaaaacgGGCCTAAAATTACTTGACCATGTTTGCTGGATAATGTAAATGTCACAATTAATTGAAACACcatgtgaaatgtgtgaatatacattcacatacacatgtacagattTGCTGGAGGCGTTATGTTGGAGCCTTCTGTGATAGCAGTATTCTAAAGGCCAATATTGTGATTaccaaacaataaaatatgcagCCCCAAAATTCAAGGAGGTcatgccatttatttatttatttgcactgGCCTGGCTTAAaaccagcatttaaaaaaagaaacatgccctctcataaaaagaaaataagctCTTAAAACtcttaaaaaagaataaacaatcCCTTCCCAGACTGACAATGACACGCATGCTTGGCTTTTTCacgaagaaagaaaaaaaaatttaaaaatcacttaCAAAGAACTGTACATTTCCAAAGTTCTGATGATGTGAAACTATGGCCACAGAACATCACGTCCATACGATGAAAGAAACCTAATGAACGTCATTATTGTGAATGGCAAAAGCATTAAAGTCTGAGCAACTTTTGCTTTCCATTAAATAAACATGGAACACAATTGAGAGTAATGGTAGATAaatcatttgttattttgttgaaACTTAAAGGAGATCTGTTATTACACTAATAAATTCACAAATCTATTATATCCTGACAACACTTTTCAGCATCTTTTTTGGCATGACAGACTCACAGCTTCTAGGTTCTCTAAAAAAGGTATTTCCGACATGTCGCTACCCCACATTTGCACTCCATACGCATGCGTTTTTTAGGAGAACCAGGAAGTCCTATCAAACCGAAATTAGAGTCCATCTTTGTGCTTTCTGCGTCTACTGGATCAACTGAGGGGAAAGGACGAAAAAGTAAAGCTTATTTTCCGAATTGGATATTTTGCCtgaaatcaaatattttctctctctcatacaaacTCTACTGTACATGTGACTCATAGcaaatacatttaactaaatCTTAATTCCTAGgaaatatggaaaaaaatatcagCAACTGTTACTGTTCATTGCTGATGCTGACAGGACTTTCCATTGAAGCCCATCTACACCTAAATTATTATATCCTCATTTATTGTGGGGAAAACaaacctttgttttgtttattgtactaTTGCTTGCAAATCTGAGCAAAGCTCATCAGTAGACTAGACTATGCTAGTCTCAATATTACACTCATCAAAAAGGAAGTTGCTTCTAGCACATGGAAAAATAAGTTAGGTATCAATTACAAGTACATAACTCATATCAGAGATTTAGGATGCTTGAGAATGATTACTAGGAACTTTATTACTAGGAAATTCATCAGATGCAACAAGGAATTTGTGGCATCCTTGCTTAGAAGTTTGGCAACCAGCTTTATCAGATCGACTTATTCATCAgctttcaaagaaaaaaattcaatCCCATTTAGGCTGGAGAACAAAATTTTCTAAACCACAAACCAGCAGTCTGTGCTTGCCTCCCCCAATCCAAGCCATAAAACCGAAGCAAACGGGCTAACACATACCTTGCATTTTGTAGTCAAAGGTGAGCTCTTCCCCTGACTTGATTAAGCGGGTGGCGAAGAAGGCTATCCGCGGCAGTCTCTCATCCAGGTTATCTATGAATACATTATACACCTGCAGGTTCGGATCACACTgcaggagagaagcagagaaataCTTAAATCATGAAACCAAGTTTCAATGCCTTGTGAAACCTCTGCTGTTGCTGAAATCCTTGAAATATCATAATACATAGACCAATAAAAAAGGAACCCACTTGTTcctttaaaagctttaaaaatcatCCTTCGTTATAAAACTCAGATGATATCTTTTATGCCAGACAAGGAAAAATGTACCATACTATAGCAGGGAATATTGTTTACAGTTACTATAAAAGCAGTTATCCTACCTAGAAAACCATGATTAGATTATAAAGAACACAAAATTGCAACTACTGCAGATAAAACTGACTGATTATGTAACACATTAAACAGTATGCAGGGAGtttactaaataaaacattaaactggCAGATATTAAAAAATTACTAGTACATTACTAACTACCTGTTGACAAATGCTAGTGTAGTCCAAAATGT
This window encodes:
- the si:ch211-167b20.8 gene encoding uncharacterized protein si:ch211-167b20.8; the encoded protein is MAQGNNFLTIPEQEGLFTTTKSERSGEDRNNCLGEDEDDDEAEDDVRIIPRSSPIPRKRGHSINDETAEYMRIRLVLPPRRVSFADTTGADLVDVREFVPFDSDDEDDARWEEEETKYHEAYREPVYRLCPEFQPLTGTDLLLAVRTNKVEVESLTPVPDEPLSFEGLIRVLNISFHKSVYVRSTMDGWITYFDYPADYVQGSNDGETDKFSFRLSFAEPYLFNGARIDFVVRYKTSDGEFWANNSGRNYSVTLLKSYEGTAEASKEENLIRGILKPPRYSMEDDYDFAQDKNGGDVASTEREDAIDVPCPVCPPIEPEIDIQITKALSSSPPKTNGDSTPAEGILPSVYAPCEQPLQDSAETSPQINPPEIVVQVTQSLLLKENLIPSIQEVTEPKPEVPDNDQSSHSAKPKEIIVDSQSEISAKVHLDLDITLPAVFSSIQKEVEENKLEELKEVRGNEEKQSEIHRREVQKQDETLHKMEVGKPETSTQQCSFNDGSAEIASKDEEFSCSTHDTLFGDAQYPRVEECETETVNDAAAVRVKASKKEKMGEKVENVQASGEEVDVVAACTGHGFGVANLGLTGGDRVTHHLSMHPTTSEPEEHLQTRCGSGSEMELAAVLPADVDAAFVSENRALKEEIPTPEGKGRASEKEKPVSTIGDILLHASATSFQTAESQESQLSLSTNTPEVFTSSQPDVLLRQTLIPSIAFFSAAVCLVVGFQEPSIFLFMALLLCSLCL